One genomic window of Pedosphaera parvula Ellin514 includes the following:
- a CDS encoding response regulator yields MSLVKVPSILLAEDDDNDVFFMERAFKQAQIANPLLRVKDGEDAISYFKGEAAYSNRTQYPIPYLVLLDLKMPRKNGFEVISWVRQQPGLKRLPLVVLTSSKEDPDINKSYELGANTYLVKPVKFEGLVEMMKTLNLYWLILAEKPNCTPE; encoded by the coding sequence ATGAGTTTGGTTAAAGTACCGTCGATTTTGCTCGCGGAAGATGATGACAACGATGTGTTCTTTATGGAACGTGCTTTTAAACAAGCACAAATCGCCAATCCGCTATTGAGGGTTAAAGATGGCGAGGACGCCATCTCCTATTTTAAAGGGGAAGCTGCGTATTCCAACCGCACACAATATCCCATTCCTTACCTCGTTCTTCTTGACCTCAAAATGCCTCGCAAGAACGGATTTGAAGTAATCTCCTGGGTTCGGCAACAACCCGGTCTAAAACGGCTGCCATTGGTAGTCTTGACTTCATCCAAGGAAGACCCGGATATCAACAAATCCTACGAGTTAGGCGCCAACACTTATCTGGTTAAACCCGTTAAATTTGAAGGGTTGGTCGAAATGATGAAAACGCTCAATCTTTACTGGCTTATTTTGGCAGAAAAACCGAATTGCACTCCAGAATAA